One genomic region from Bacillota bacterium encodes:
- a CDS encoding 4Fe-4S dicluster domain-containing protein, with product MSVFHIAKIVLRSLFSKPATGMYPFKKREYYLSTRGSIQNDIESCIFCGLCSKKCPANAIEVSRNDKQWSIDRFRCVTCNACVEACPKKCLVMKNTYTAPATIKSVDKFTKSAESQQ from the coding sequence ATGTCAGTTTTTCATATTGCAAAAATTGTATTAAGAAGTTTATTCTCCAAGCCTGCCACCGGCATGTATCCTTTTAAGAAGCGCGAGTATTATTTAAGCACTCGCGGCTCTATACAAAATGATATTGAAAGCTGCATTTTCTGCGGACTATGCTCTAAAAAATGCCCCGCAAATGCAATCGAGGTTTCGAGAAATGATAAACAGTGGTCTATTGACCGTTTTCGCTGTGTGACCTGTAATGCCTGTGTCGAGGCATGCCCTAAAAAGTGCCTTGTTATGAAAAACACATACACAGCACCTGCGACGATCAAGTCAGTAGACAAATTCACTAAGTCGGCTGAAAGTCAGCAGTAA
- a CDS encoding hydrogenase maturation nickel metallochaperone HypA translates to MHEYSLTERIVTIASDTARKNNAKNVSKVIIVVGESSGIITESVQMYFDLIALGTPAEGAELEVKSIKPEMYCPNCGKNFIRPRFSFECPACGALGNPTEIGKEFYVESVELEL, encoded by the coding sequence ATGCATGAATACTCCCTAACCGAGCGGATAGTAACAATAGCATCGGATACAGCAAGGAAAAATAATGCTAAAAACGTTTCTAAAGTAATTATCGTTGTGGGCGAATCGTCCGGGATAATAACGGAATCCGTCCAAATGTATTTTGATTTAATTGCTTTAGGGACGCCTGCCGAAGGTGCAGAACTTGAAGTAAAATCAATCAAACCTGAGATGTACTGCCCAAACTGCGGGAAGAATTTCATCCGCCCGCGGTTTTCTTTTGAATGCCCGGCATGCGGCGCTCTTGGGAATCCAACTGAAATAGGAAAAGAATTTTACGTTGAAAGCGTAGAACTTGAATTATAA